The Fervidobacterium pennivorans DNA segment AGAAATAAGGACAAGAGGGATAAGTGTGATACCGGGTGCACCTGCAAATCTCATAAATCCACCATCAGGTTGCAGATTCCACCCAAGGTGTCCCTACGCAATGGATATATGTAAAGAAAAGGAACCTGAACTTATCGAGGTTGAAAGTGGTAGAAGGGTTGCATGTTTTCTCCACCAGGGGGCGAAAGGATTATGAGTAGATTAGTTGTAGAGAATCTAACAAAAACGTTTGCAATAGGATTTTTTTCAAAAAGATATATTCATGCTGTTAAAAATGTTTCTTTTGAGGTAAAAGAAAGAGAAATCGTATCTTTGGTTGGTGAAAGTGGCTCTGGAAAAACAACGACTGCAAAAATGATTTTAAGACTTTTTCCACCTACAAGCGGAAGAATAGTATTTGAAGGAAAGGATATATGGAGAGACATTAAAAAACAAGAAGATTTGAAATGGCTCAGAAGGAAAGTCCACGCGGTCTTCCAGGACCCATTCGCCAGTTACAATCCGTTTTATCCAGTTGAAAGGACGCTTTGGCAGGCTGTGAATTTAATGGAGAAAAAACCTCAAAGCAAAAAGGAAGGTTTGGAGATAATAAAGGAAGCACTTTTCAAAGTAGGAATAGACCCAAAAGATGTCCTTGGAAAGTATCCCCACCAAATTTCCGGTGGCCAAAAACAAAGAATAATGATTGCAAGATGCTGGATTTTGAGACCTCTACTAATAGTTGCAGACGAACCAACTTCTATGATTGATGCGTCGAGTCGCGGAGGTATAATTAAATTGCTTGAAGAACTAAGGGAAGAGCAGGGAACTTCTATTATATTCATCACACACGACTTAGGTCTTGCTTATTACGTTTCCGACAACATACTCGTAATGAAAGATGGTGAGGTAGTCGAAGGTGGACATCCTGATAAGGTTGTTTTGCAACCATCTCATGAATATACAAAACTACTTGTCGAAAGTGTTCCAAAATTATACAGAAAGCTTGAAGGGCTGTGATGTTAAGATATGTTTACCCGCACTGTTTTAACTATATTCACATGGGCTTTTGTGCTTGAGCTTTTAGTGTTAACGTACTATTTGTGTAAGGAACCTAAACCTTTTGAATTTTATCTCGATCTCGTACTCACGGTATTTACCGCTATTGTTTTGATTTTTGTCGTAACTAAGGAAAAAAGACAAAAGGAACTCGAAGGGCAAAAAAATGGAAGAAAAGAAGAAAGGTAAGAAATCGTAAAATCGCAGAGTAAAAAAGACGCGGAACACAAGTTCCGCGCTATTCTTCTATTTTGATGATTTGTTCAAGATAATCTACTGTCTGAGGACCTTTTAAGTGTGAGAGCTCGTATTGAATTCTACTCAGCTTGTAGCTTTCAAAGTCTGCCCTGACTTTTTTTGGAACATTTCTCCTTATGAATTTTGTTTTTTCGTCATACTCTCGTTTTTCTACCATCTTTCTATCAGCAAAAGGTGTGAATGGTTTTGGCACAAGTGGATTGACACTTATCACAACTTCCTGATAGCCCATATCAACGACCGTTTTCAGAAACTCGAAAAACTCTGCATAATCGTTCTCGTCCTCTTCTTCAAGTCCGATGATATAGTAAAACTTAACGTGCTTGAAACCAACCTCTCTTGCTAACTCTAGAGTTTTGATAATCTGTTCTGTTGTTAAATCTTTAATCATGACATCTCTCATCTTCTGGGATATACCTTCAGGTGCTATCGTAAAAGAATGATGGTCTGTGTTTTTCAGCAACATCAAGAGCCTTTTGTCAATTTTATCCGCTCGCATTGATGAGATTGAAAACTTTATATTTTGACTCTCCAGATAGTCTAACAGTCCCTCAAGATAAGGATAATCTGTTATTGTTGCACTTATTAATCCGTACTCGTAACCTTTGCGCTCTTCAAAAACGTTTATGACTTCATCAAGACTTGCAAATTTCACAGGCTTTTTCGTATAACCAGTTACACAAAATGCACATCTACGAATGCAGCCGCGTCCTATTTCAACAAGTAATTTATTTTTATATGGCGAAAAAGGGGTTATGAAATGGGCCACCGGCACAGGGCTTAAATTGCCAATACAATTCGTAAATTTCAACTTACCGTATTTTCTCGAATAGATTTGATTGATATTCAACAGATGTCTGATTATGTCATCTTTATTATCAAGTCGCAAGGCTTCTGAGAATTCATCAACACAGCATTCCAAATCTCCAACGAATACAAAATCAGCTATTTCGTCTACTAATTCATGATTGAAAAGCATTACAGGTCCACCAAATATAATTATCGGATGGTAGGCTTGTCGCTCGAATGCTGAGAAAGGTATACCTTTTTTAACGAGGATATCTGCTACATTTAGCAAGTCGTTTTCAAACTGTAATGTGAATAACCATACTGGAAACTCGTCTAAAGGAATCTGGTCCTCCATAGAATAAAATCGTTCGAACCAGTTTTCGTAGAAAAACCTCTGAACATTTAACCCACGTTCTGTCAATAGAGTTTGCACCCAACTCCAAGCCAACGAACCACTCGCAATTGTATAGGAATTTGGGAAAATGAGGGCAACCCTACCAAGGTTGCCCTCTATTTTTCTAACAATCTTCTCAGAGTTTCTAAATTTTAAAACATGGCTATACTCTTTAAAAGCTTCCGAACTACGCGGTCTTCTCATCCTTTAAGTTATTCACCTTTCTTTGGTTTTTGTTTTTTAATCATGCATGTTCAAGTGCTTTTCTTCTTAAGTAATTCTTGGAGACAACAACGCGTGTCAGGTTAATTTCTGCAATTTTTTGCGATTCTCTCAAAATAAGTACTTTGAATGTAATGTGGTTTTTAGAGACATCTGTTATCCTTAGTCCAGCTACGAGGTGCTCTCCAACAACAACAGGTGCTATATGTTCAATCTCAACTTTTGTAACAACCGACGTTTCATCTTCGCTTAAATAACTGTTCAACAAATCAAAAGAAGCGGCACTTACCTCTTTGAAAAGAGACGATGTTGAGACTAGATGAAGATAGGAAAGCTCACTATCCTCGTCCCAAACCATCGATTCATCGGTTGCAATTTCAAAAGATTTGTTCAAACCCAAAAGGCTTTCAAAACGCTCCATTTTTATTCCTCCTTGCAAACTGTTCAAAACAGCTTTTAATTTGCCGCTACTTCATCCTTGGGATTTTCACTT contains these protein-coding regions:
- a CDS encoding TM0026 family membrane protein, yielding MFTRTVLTIFTWAFVLELLVLTYYLCKEPKPFEFYLDLVLTVFTAIVLIFVVTKEKRQKELEGQKNGRKEER
- a CDS encoding thioesterase family protein — encoded protein: MERFESLLGLNKSFEIATDESMVWDEDSELSYLHLVSTSSLFKEVSAASFDLLNSYLSEDETSVVTKVEIEHIAPVVVGEHLVAGLRITDVSKNHITFKVLILRESQKIAEINLTRVVVSKNYLRRKALEHA
- a CDS encoding B12-binding domain-containing radical SAM protein translates to MRRPRSSEAFKEYSHVLKFRNSEKIVRKIEGNLGRVALIFPNSYTIASGSLAWSWVQTLLTERGLNVQRFFYENWFERFYSMEDQIPLDEFPVWLFTLQFENDLLNVADILVKKGIPFSAFERQAYHPIIIFGGPVMLFNHELVDEIADFVFVGDLECCVDEFSEALRLDNKDDIIRHLLNINQIYSRKYGKLKFTNCIGNLSPVPVAHFITPFSPYKNKLLVEIGRGCIRRCAFCVTGYTKKPVKFASLDEVINVFEERKGYEYGLISATITDYPYLEGLLDYLESQNIKFSISSMRADKIDKRLLMLLKNTDHHSFTIAPEGISQKMRDVMIKDLTTEQIIKTLELAREVGFKHVKFYYIIGLEEEDENDYAEFFEFLKTVVDMGYQEVVISVNPLVPKPFTPFADRKMVEKREYDEKTKFIRRNVPKKVRADFESYKLSRIQYELSHLKGPQTVDYLEQIIKIEE
- a CDS encoding ABC transporter ATP-binding protein, giving the protein MSRLVVENLTKTFAIGFFSKRYIHAVKNVSFEVKEREIVSLVGESGSGKTTTAKMILRLFPPTSGRIVFEGKDIWRDIKKQEDLKWLRRKVHAVFQDPFASYNPFYPVERTLWQAVNLMEKKPQSKKEGLEIIKEALFKVGIDPKDVLGKYPHQISGGQKQRIMIARCWILRPLLIVADEPTSMIDASSRGGIIKLLEELREEQGTSIIFITHDLGLAYYVSDNILVMKDGEVVEGGHPDKVVLQPSHEYTKLLVESVPKLYRKLEGL